One genomic region from Bacilli bacterium encodes:
- a CDS encoding phosphotransferase, whose amino-acid sequence MVSKDIISKRDYKTVYAVDGQIVKRFKPGFDLARIFNEALNQSYMEKTSINVPKILKVEPDETGAWAIYSEQIAGKTIGELIKLHPENTDKYLEIFVDLQVEMQKIEVPYLKPFQAIFHSSLVTSNEFLPTIRFGLLQEYLRFPKNHKIIHFDFSFSNIVIDGNNKPWIIDWSHAVSGTGAVDAINTFIWLNTHGYQNLSDKYLELYAGKSGIAQEELLLWKPIVAAVIYTGAPAKDKKYLWKLISQRGEQENGL is encoded by the coding sequence ATGGTTTCAAAAGACATTATCTCAAAACGTGATTATAAAACGGTATATGCCGTTGACGGACAAATTGTGAAAAGATTCAAACCCGGGTTTGATTTGGCACGGATTTTTAATGAAGCATTAAATCAAAGTTATATGGAGAAAACATCCATCAATGTTCCGAAGATTCTAAAAGTTGAACCGGATGAAACCGGAGCTTGGGCGATTTATTCCGAGCAAATTGCAGGAAAGACAATTGGAGAATTGATTAAACTTCACCCTGAAAACACGGATAAATACTTAGAAATTTTTGTCGATCTTCAGGTGGAGATGCAAAAGATAGAGGTTCCATACTTAAAACCTTTCCAGGCGATATTTCATAGTTCTTTAGTTACAAGCAATGAATTTCTGCCGACGATTCGCTTTGGTCTTCTTCAAGAATATTTGCGATTTCCCAAGAATCATAAAATTATTCATTTTGATTTTTCGTTTTCCAACATTGTGATTGACGGCAATAATAAGCCTTGGATTATCGATTGGTCACACGCGGTCAGCGGAACGGGCGCGGTTGATGCCATCAATACTTTTATTTGGCTTAATACGCATGGCTATCAGAATTTAAGCGATAAATATTTAGAACTTTATGCCGGCAAAAGCGGTATTGCCCAAGAGGAATTGCTGCTTTGGAAGCCAATCGTGGCGGCGGTTATCTATACCGGCGCTCCGGCAAAAGACAAAAAGTATCTATGGAAGCTTATCAGCCAAAGAGGAGAACAAGAAAATGGATTATAA
- a CDS encoding monomeric [FeFe] hydrogenase encodes MDYKIKFDSNVQSVKHAVLREVAKLAFSNRLYDDYDKLPEEIMPGPKPTMRCCNYKEQAILKERVKIACGGDFRNPNILEVIKSACDECPLGGYTVTNACRGCIAHKCQTVCPKNTIHIDPITHTAKIDKTNCVNCGMCAKACPYSAILDMKRPCEMACKVGAISIDKDGASEINEEKCIRCGACAYQCPFGAIMDKSYMIDVIEMLKRAKKDKNYRVGVIVAPSIAGQFENVRLTQVVSGILELGFSSVIEAAKGADMVAIDESDELLEKGFLTSSCCPAFVRYIQVHKPSIADHVSHNLSPQAAIARFIKQKDPELHLVFVGPCIAKKMECQLPEVNKYVDVALTFEELLAMFAAQEVDLTTQPDGLLSGASYFGRIFARCGGLSEAVAQAIKEKGREDFILRPVAVDGMEAVKEVVAKVVSKKADFNFIEGMACSGGCIGGPAMINHEMRDKMMVEKMARTGRATINDSLNDID; translated from the coding sequence ATGGATTATAAAATCAAATTTGACAGCAATGTTCAATCCGTTAAACATGCCGTTCTCCGCGAGGTGGCAAAATTAGCTTTTTCCAACCGACTTTATGATGATTATGACAAATTACCGGAAGAGATTATGCCCGGGCCCAAACCGACGATGCGTTGCTGTAATTACAAGGAGCAAGCGATTCTCAAAGAACGCGTTAAAATTGCCTGTGGCGGCGATTTTCGAAATCCGAATATTCTTGAAGTGATTAAATCGGCGTGCGATGAATGCCCGCTGGGCGGATATACGGTTACCAATGCTTGCCGTGGCTGCATCGCTCACAAATGTCAGACCGTCTGTCCTAAAAATACCATTCATATTGATCCGATTACCCATACTGCCAAGATTGATAAAACCAATTGTGTCAACTGCGGAATGTGTGCCAAAGCTTGTCCGTATAGCGCTATTTTGGATATGAAACGACCCTGCGAGATGGCTTGTAAGGTTGGAGCCATATCGATTGATAAAGACGGCGCCAGTGAAATAAATGAAGAAAAATGCATTCGGTGCGGAGCGTGTGCCTATCAGTGTCCGTTCGGGGCCATTATGGATAAGTCCTATATGATTGATGTTATTGAAATGCTAAAAAGGGCTAAAAAGGATAAAAATTATCGGGTTGGGGTGATCGTTGCCCCGAGTATCGCCGGGCAATTCGAAAATGTTCGCTTGACCCAAGTCGTAAGCGGAATATTAGAGTTAGGTTTTTCGAGCGTTATAGAGGCGGCCAAGGGAGCGGATATGGTGGCGATAGACGAGAGCGATGAACTTCTTGAAAAAGGATTTTTAACCTCCTCTTGCTGTCCGGCTTTTGTCCGTTATATCCAAGTTCATAAACCAAGCATCGCCGATCACGTATCGCACAACCTTTCACCTCAAGCGGCCATCGCCCGCTTTATCAAGCAGAAAGATCCGGAATTGCATTTGGTTTTTGTGGGTCCCTGCATCGCTAAAAAGATGGAGTGTCAATTACCCGAAGTCAATAAATATGTTGATGTGGCTTTAACCTTTGAGGAACTTTTGGCAATGTTTGCCGCCCAAGAGGTGGATCTAACCACTCAGCCGGATGGATTGCTCTCGGGGGCAAGTTACTTTGGAAGAATATTTGCTCGCTGCGGAGGCTTATCGGAAGCGGTTGCGCAGGCGATTAAGGAAAAGGGTCGCGAAGATTTTATTCTGCGCCCGGTTGCCGTTGACGGCATGGAAGCAGTCAAAGAGGTTGTCGCAAAAGTCGTCTCTAAAAAAGCGGACTTTAACTTTATTGAAGGTATGGCTTGTTCGGGAGGATGTATTGGGGGACCGGCGATGATTAACCATGAGATGCGGGATAAAATGATGGTTGAAAAAATGGCCCGGACGGGACGCGCCACAATCAATGATTCATTAAACGATATTGACTGA
- a CDS encoding glycosyltransferase, with translation MIITVVSDVLGKENNGTTIAAMNLIRALKKRGHTVRVLCCDQDRKGQENFYVCPILSLGIFNNYVAKNGVQLAKPDKEVVRSALQGADAVHIMLPFGLGKSAMRMARKMGLPISAGFHTQAENITSHLFLKNEKLSNFIVYKVFYNSFYRYVDAIHYPTEFIHQVFEKYSGHKTNAFVISNGVNLRFQKRPDDFKRPEELNGNYVILSTGRYSDEKCQKVLIRAVKKSRHEKDIQLVLAGAGPLEKKYRHLG, from the coding sequence ATGATTATAACGGTTGTTAGTGACGTTTTAGGAAAAGAGAATAATGGGACGACAATCGCCGCTATGAATCTCATTCGTGCCCTAAAAAAAAGAGGTCACACAGTTAGAGTATTATGCTGCGATCAAGACCGAAAAGGTCAGGAAAATTTCTATGTATGCCCTATTTTATCATTGGGGATATTTAACAATTATGTAGCAAAGAACGGAGTCCAGCTGGCGAAGCCCGACAAAGAAGTCGTTCGTTCTGCCTTACAAGGAGCGGATGCCGTCCATATCATGCTTCCCTTCGGTTTGGGAAAAAGCGCAATGCGGATGGCTCGGAAAATGGGTTTGCCTATTTCCGCCGGTTTCCACACCCAGGCAGAAAATATCACTTCGCATCTTTTTTTGAAAAACGAAAAGTTGAGCAACTTTATTGTCTACAAAGTTTTTTACAATTCTTTTTATCGTTATGTGGACGCAATTCATTATCCAACGGAATTTATTCATCAGGTTTTCGAAAAATATTCCGGGCATAAAACAAATGCTTTTGTGATATCTAATGGGGTCAACCTACGCTTTCAGAAACGGCCGGATGATTTTAAGCGGCCAGAAGAATTGAATGGCAATTATGTTATATTGTCTACGGGGCGCTATAGTGACGAAAAATGTCAAAAGGTTTTAATTAGGGCGGTAAAAAAGAGTCGTCACGAGAAGGATATTCAACTTGTTTTAGCGGGCGCAGGACCGTTAGAAAAAAAGTACCGTCATCTTGGATAG
- a CDS encoding lysophospholipid acyltransferase family protein has product MDKQRIVYYDNELTDDFAGNNIKQKKLGPRFKYIHRNIFWRFGSWFAYYFIAWPILGLIGSIKFGVRIKGRKNLKSLRKTGFFVYGNHSCWGDSFFTSTKVVCPKRAYIIANPDAVSLPFLKNFVQMIGATPLPDSYQRTREFLDCINYRLKKKQVIIIFPEAHIWPYYTGLRDFSSSSFFYPVKTNKPVIALAGTWRAPKKAGKKPRITLHISTPFYPDANLDRKEAEQKLRDQVYEFLKDKTSSKDNYEYIRYVKRDKASV; this is encoded by the coding sequence ATGGATAAACAGCGCATCGTCTACTACGATAATGAGCTGACGGATGATTTTGCCGGTAACAATATTAAACAAAAAAAACTGGGCCCTCGCTTTAAATATATTCATCGAAACATTTTCTGGCGTTTTGGTTCATGGTTTGCCTATTATTTTATCGCTTGGCCGATTTTAGGATTGATTGGTTCCATCAAATTTGGCGTTCGGATTAAGGGAAGAAAAAACTTGAAATCATTACGGAAAACAGGCTTTTTCGTTTATGGAAATCATTCGTGCTGGGGAGATTCCTTCTTCACTTCGACAAAAGTCGTTTGCCCAAAACGGGCATATATCATCGCTAATCCCGATGCAGTATCACTCCCTTTTTTAAAGAACTTTGTCCAGATGATAGGCGCTACTCCGCTGCCGGATAGTTATCAGCGGACGCGCGAATTTCTTGATTGCATCAATTATCGCCTGAAGAAAAAACAAGTGATAATAATTTTCCCTGAGGCTCATATTTGGCCTTATTATACGGGCCTGAGAGATTTTTCTTCTTCCTCGTTTTTTTATCCGGTTAAAACGAACAAGCCGGTAATCGCTTTAGCGGGTACTTGGCGCGCGCCTAAAAAGGCCGGTAAAAAGCCAAGGATTACTCTTCATATCAGTACCCCCTTTTACCCTGATGCTAATTTGGATCGTAAGGAAGCGGAGCAAAAACTGCGCGATCAAGTTTATGAATTTTTAAAGGATAAGACATCTTCTAAGGACAACTACGAATATATTAGGTACGTGAAAAGAGATAAAGCTAGTGTATAG
- a CDS encoding FAD-dependent oxidoreductase: protein MENHYEVIIVGAGPGGLSAAVYAGRSEMKTLIIEKGAQGGRVKDTLEVSNYLGAATLSGPELVEHFYQHALLFPSVSLIRTTVTGIKKDGDIFTVSTKRRGDFTADSVILALGTEPRVLGLAGEKEYFGRGVHYCATCDGAFYKDKEVYVLGAGDQAIEEGDFLTRFARNVHIIVIHEEGHVDANQLSFNRVKENPKIDFIWNSTLDEVLGDGSKVIGLKIKNVKSGEIKTVPADAVFSFVGMVPNTGIVRDSVKIDRNGYIYVDETKATSLPGLYAVGDCTVTYLRQIIVAASDGAVAATAIERYLKEVSGIKRLLTAESGKVAFIFYSPYDQENLSRLGQEEKILGEQGYMVYRQDISRQHLLYDRLAIKEPFAVIKYINGKKESD from the coding sequence ATGGAAAACCATTATGAGGTAATTATTGTTGGCGCCGGGCCGGGTGGATTATCGGCAGCGGTTTATGCTGGCAGAAGCGAAATGAAGACGCTCATCATTGAAAAAGGAGCCCAAGGCGGGCGGGTTAAAGACACTCTGGAGGTAAGCAATTATTTAGGAGCAGCTACGCTTAGCGGACCGGAATTAGTGGAACATTTTTATCAGCATGCACTTTTATTTCCAAGCGTTTCTTTGATTAGAACGACAGTTACCGGTATAAAAAAAGATGGTGACATATTTACTGTTTCAACTAAAAGGCGAGGCGATTTTACTGCTGACAGCGTAATTTTAGCTCTTGGTACCGAACCGCGGGTTTTAGGGCTTGCCGGCGAAAAAGAATATTTTGGCCGCGGAGTGCATTATTGTGCGACCTGCGACGGAGCTTTTTATAAAGACAAGGAAGTATATGTTTTGGGCGCGGGCGATCAAGCTATTGAAGAAGGCGACTTTTTAACTCGTTTTGCCAGGAATGTTCACATTATTGTGATTCATGAAGAGGGGCACGTGGATGCCAATCAGCTGTCGTTTAATCGCGTAAAAGAGAATCCAAAGATTGATTTTATTTGGAATTCAACTTTGGACGAGGTTTTAGGAGACGGCAGTAAAGTAATTGGCCTAAAAATTAAAAATGTAAAAAGCGGAGAAATAAAAACCGTTCCCGCGGATGCCGTTTTCTCGTTTGTGGGGATGGTTCCTAATACGGGAATAGTACGAGATTCAGTCAAAATTGACCGCAATGGCTACATATATGTTGATGAAACGAAGGCCACAAGTCTTCCGGGCTTATATGCGGTGGGAGACTGCACAGTAACCTATCTTCGTCAGATAATTGTTGCCGCGAGCGACGGCGCCGTTGCCGCTACGGCCATTGAAAGATATTTAAAGGAAGTCAGCGGTATTAAACGCCTTCTCACTGCCGAAAGCGGCAAAGTCGCTTTTATCTTTTATTCCCCCTATGATCAAGAAAATTTAAGCCGTCTTGGACAGGAAGAAAAAATTCTTGGCGAGCAAGGATACATGGTATATCGCCAGGATATTTCCCGTCAGCATTTGTTATATGACCGACTGGCAATTAAGGAACCATTTGCTGTTATAAAATATATAAATGGGAAAAAGGAGAGTGATTAG
- a CDS encoding thioredoxin family protein produces the protein MDRSTLFKVNKEVLIPLNREEYYPQLQKADLPVVVYIGAEWCINCKNLHPVLVEAAEGEFKGRLQFRYTNTDENRGFARTLEVNSIPTLIVYDKGVEKGRLMGEQSYDDLAEFLDKFVA, from the coding sequence ATGGATCGTTCTACGTTATTTAAGGTTAATAAGGAGGTGCTCATTCCTCTAAACAGAGAGGAATATTATCCGCAACTTCAAAAAGCAGATTTACCGGTCGTAGTATATATTGGCGCCGAGTGGTGCATTAACTGCAAAAACCTTCATCCGGTTTTAGTGGAAGCTGCTGAGGGCGAATTCAAAGGTCGCCTGCAATTTCGTTATACTAATACCGATGAGAACAGAGGGTTCGCCCGGACATTAGAAGTAAATTCCATACCGACTTTAATCGTCTATGATAAGGGCGTGGAAAAAGGTCGGCTGATGGGCGAGCAAAGTTATGATGATCTCGCGGAATTTCTCGATAAATTTGTAGCCTAA